A section of the Eublepharis macularius isolate TG4126 chromosome 1, MPM_Emac_v1.0, whole genome shotgun sequence genome encodes:
- the GPHA2 gene encoding glycoprotein hormone alpha-2, with product MKIPQRSAESLRVMPTFYSAVVYLLLAAGCWSDEASGLGCHLHSFNVTIKSDRRGSCHGTYIVQACVGYCESSAFPSKYSVLLASSFKHNITSVSQCCTIAKMQKIKVCLHCGASWHENMELFTAKTCQCDMCRLSRY from the exons ATGAAAATTCCCCAAAGGAGTGCAG AGAGTCTTAGGGTGATGCCAACCTTCTATTCTGCTGTCGTCTATCTTCTGCTAGCCGCAGGATGCTGGAGTGATGAAGCTTCAGGACTGGGCTGTCACCTGCACT CTTTCAATGTGACCATCAAGAGTGACCGCCGAGGTAGCTGTCATGGCACCTATATTGTCCAGGCCTGTGTTGGCTACTGTGAGTCGAGCgccttcccatccaaatactctgttctcctggccagcagcttcaAGCACAACATCACCTCAGTTTCCCAGTGCTGCACCATCGCCAAGATGCAGAAG ATTAAGGTGTGTCTGCATTGTGGAGCCAGCTGGCACGAAAATATGGAACTCTTCACAGCTAAGACCTGTCAGTGTGATATGTGCCGTCTCTCCAGATATTAA